The following coding sequences are from one Leptospira stimsonii window:
- a CDS encoding multiheme c-type cytochrome yields the protein MNIQDSWRYIWIVIGISVTLCSFFVCKNDSDLVSVKVRFQNRAWAEPAKVEQPLPGIAGLTAKDCGSCHEDHYQEWKTSTHANAFTDLQFQAELSKPNSPQWLCLNCHIPLSGQRKEIATHLKDGDVFQPVLVPNKKFNAQWEKEGISCGTCHLKSDSQGNTILIGPTGANAPHPVEKNREALHARCNDCHNQDYKLNMSLVCYFKTGDEYKESIHFPKEDCVSCHMPSINRSVVLPSFNKEKRNSHRHTFIGSGVPKTFELFDAQWKGYQSGLKVEEPRWSFIKNENARLNLTIENSFAGHSVPTGDPERHLLIEAVLQNSNGKEIAREVQKIGQSWEWYPEAKLVNDNRILSGEKRKLVLDLKIDRDSLPAFGILRILHVRLTKDNAEHMRINAKNAPSEIGEKLKQIEKHYPYSNVFYESKTDLKTGKIRLTSKTDLLSASKRGNL from the coding sequence TTGAATATTCAAGATTCATGGAGATATATTTGGATCGTCATCGGAATCTCTGTCACACTCTGTTCCTTTTTTGTCTGCAAAAACGATTCCGATCTCGTCTCGGTAAAGGTTCGTTTCCAGAACCGCGCATGGGCGGAGCCAGCGAAAGTGGAACAACCACTTCCCGGCATCGCCGGACTCACAGCAAAAGATTGCGGAAGCTGTCACGAAGACCATTATCAAGAATGGAAAACTTCCACGCACGCGAACGCGTTCACCGATCTTCAATTTCAAGCGGAACTTTCCAAACCGAATTCTCCGCAGTGGCTTTGTTTGAATTGCCATATTCCACTTTCCGGTCAGAGAAAGGAAATCGCAACCCACCTTAAAGATGGGGACGTATTCCAACCGGTTCTCGTTCCCAATAAGAAGTTCAACGCTCAATGGGAGAAAGAAGGAATCAGTTGTGGGACCTGTCATCTCAAATCCGATTCCCAAGGAAATACGATCCTCATCGGACCGACCGGAGCGAACGCTCCTCATCCCGTGGAAAAAAACAGGGAGGCATTACACGCGCGTTGCAACGATTGTCACAACCAAGATTATAAACTCAATATGTCCCTCGTATGCTATTTCAAGACGGGTGACGAATATAAGGAAAGTATTCACTTTCCGAAAGAAGATTGCGTTAGTTGTCACATGCCTTCGATCAATCGAAGCGTCGTCCTTCCCTCTTTTAACAAAGAAAAACGAAATTCTCACCGACATACGTTTATCGGTAGCGGGGTTCCGAAAACCTTCGAACTATTTGACGCGCAATGGAAAGGATATCAGAGCGGACTCAAGGTAGAAGAGCCACGATGGTCGTTTATCAAAAACGAAAACGCCCGATTGAATCTAACGATAGAGAACTCGTTCGCAGGTCATAGCGTTCCTACGGGAGATCCGGAAAGACATCTTTTAATCGAAGCCGTTCTTCAAAACTCGAATGGGAAAGAAATTGCTAGAGAAGTCCAAAAAATCGGACAGAGTTGGGAATGGTATCCGGAGGCAAAACTCGTGAACGACAATCGAATTCTTTCCGGTGAAAAAAGAAAACTGGTCTTAGATCTGAAAATCGACCGTGACTCCCTTCCTGCTTTTGGAATTTTAAGAATTCTGCATGTCCGTTTAACAAAAGATAACGCAGAACACATGAGGATAAACGCAAAAAACGCGCCCTCGGAAATCGGAGAAAAACTGAAACAGATCGAAAAACACTATCCGTATTCGAACGTTTTTTACGAGTCCAAAACGGATCTGAAAACGGGCAAGATCCGGCTTACTTCCAAGACGGATTTACTTTCCGCATCCAAACGGGGAAATCTGTGA
- a CDS encoding glycosyltransferase family 2 protein, which translates to MIHNTVTVVIPALNEEKSIALVLNDLQKTEKANILEIIVVDNGSKDDTSRIASENGAVVLQESEKGYGAACLKGLDRIFGSSNPPDLVAFVDADYSDSPIELTDLLNEFQNPNRELVIGSRALGKAEKGSLLPVQKFGNWLSTFLIGVLYGVKFTDLGPFRVIRFDSLKKLNMQDRNFGWTVEMQIKAAKLGMNCVEVPVSYKRRIGVSKVSGTISGSIKAGWKILYTIAKLQFTK; encoded by the coding sequence GTGATCCACAATACGGTTACCGTCGTCATACCGGCGTTAAACGAAGAAAAATCGATCGCCTTAGTTCTAAACGATCTGCAAAAGACGGAGAAGGCGAATATTTTAGAAATCATAGTGGTGGACAACGGTTCTAAGGACGATACTTCACGGATCGCCTCAGAAAACGGCGCGGTCGTTCTACAAGAGTCGGAAAAAGGATATGGTGCGGCCTGCCTCAAAGGGCTGGACAGAATTTTCGGATCATCCAATCCTCCGGATCTTGTGGCGTTCGTGGACGCGGATTATTCGGATTCTCCAATCGAACTCACCGATTTGTTAAACGAATTCCAGAATCCGAATAGAGAACTCGTGATTGGTTCCAGAGCCTTGGGCAAAGCGGAAAAGGGTTCCCTTTTGCCGGTTCAGAAGTTCGGAAATTGGTTGTCTACGTTTTTGATCGGCGTCTTATACGGGGTGAAGTTTACCGATCTCGGACCGTTTCGTGTGATCCGTTTCGATTCCCTCAAAAAATTGAATATGCAAGATCGGAATTTCGGATGGACTGTGGAAATGCAGATCAAGGCCGCGAAACTCGGAATGAATTGTGTCGAGGTTCCGGTCAGTTATAAAAGAAGAATCGGCGTTTCTAAAGTAAGCGGAACGATCTCCGGATCGATCAAAGCCGGTTGGAAAATTCTTTATACGATCGCAAAACTTCAATTTACGAAATGA